In Pseudomonas sp. GCEP-101, one DNA window encodes the following:
- a CDS encoding hemagglutinin repeat-containing protein, producing MDVRHPLYQAIASVLAGILILNPIVAAAAELAVDAAAGGNTHLGAAGNGVPVVNIATPNGAGLSHNKFTDYNVGQNGLILNNATGKTQSTQLGGIIVGNPNLKGGAAQKILNEVTGANPSQLRGYTEVAGQSAHVIVANPHGITCNGCGFINTPRATLTTGKPMMDGERLRGYDVDGGEIAIEGAGLNASNLDQFELITRSAKLNADLYAKQLTVVTGRNQVDAETLAASAKADDGSAKPQLAIDSSALGGMYAGAIRLVGTEQGVGVKLAGNMAASGGDIQIDANGQLSLAQTSTAGSLRAKASDIALTGPTYATGSAELSANGQLSNSQSLAAGQRVALTAAQVSNSGVVEAGVNPDNSRNAQGDVAITAQNLRNSGSVVASRNLDANASGTLDNQGGALKGADTRVSAASLDNRQGRLLASNQLNLNAARLDNRNGQAVANRLQVTGGALDNRLGLFSAEQSLDFTLDSLDNSGKGNLLSNGTLQARVQQTLDNQGDGLVSAKAALGVQAGSLDNRGGLVVGDAGVTLSGASLNNSALGVISSLGELKIDVGQLDNSQRGALDSGAALRLNAGQVNNTQGSVSAKGDVLAKADSFSQQGGELLAQGALSLEAGQLDNRNGGLVAANNGVTVKGTGLLNQGGEMSSRNKVAVQAASLDNGAGKVIGDAGLDVQVQRIANRAGTLAGRDGLSVTGQSLDNSQGGRVSSQTSVWLQLAGALDNSGNGSVLSQGGLTLHAGSLDNRGGAVSSAGLLFSRLAGALDNRGGKLLSDDSIDLAGADLNNAGGVLSAAGDISVRGARLDNSQQGRIVTDAAIHLATAQLDNSQGGSLSARGVIDGRVMGLDQHGGGQLVGQGGVDLDLQGGALNNAGGLLGSPGQLLLRNVASLDNRGGEVSSERAFALTTGALLNQGGKILSGDRLTLTSGALNNSNAGVLSGNNGLSVTAAGLDNSQGGTLASRADLLLRSQGALDNHGDGALVAGGKLDVGSASLNNQGGLLSASGDLLLATGTTDNRDGRLLAQGRLDASTADLDNRDGVISGAQRLDLRAGNLLNGASAAGKPGGLITSQGALTLRGGKLESTLGGEISAKGDLHLIVAQLIQRQAALIGEGKVTLDLGNGAQRGDFDNRGGLLSAAGALQINGLGNLDNRGGEISASQGFVLTASGTLDNGDSGRIISAGQLVLNANALRNANQGLLSGWQGLAVNAASLDNSASGTLSSRDGALALTVSGALDNHGAGALVSKGNLTLDAGSLNNAGGIVSTQGGLGLTVGGDVDNSNGGLLSAQGGLTGSAKAVDNRAGQISAASIDYDAASLNNGGGSLVSQGALRLGLLGALLNNGAGSKIASGGPLNLSVGSLENRGGQLASQGLLKVLAGRFDNSAGGTVAAQNDLTLQLTAELLNGQDGLVFSKAGQLDVTAASLDNAGGTLQGQGDTTLRAAGAVGNQKGRIISQTGQLDLGSASLDNSGGGVINAANGNLTLFTGQFSNNAGTTQANSIDITATAGIDNRAGHLSAVSGDNRISTTDFNNQGGGLYAGNLLYLRGNQLLNGGAALDQGGKIGAGTLDASLNGALNNQFGLIESSGNLTLGAASINNVVGAIRALGQAPGSLLRAANPSQMTIVSGGLLNNNLGRIESATQDLTLQTGALQNGGGNVLHVGTGTFGIDLAQAGQAGGNFTSNGSLTYQAASWTNNAIIQARNLDLDIGQLNQGVTGQLLAAQSFVGRGGNWVNDGLIASDGSLDVQLGGTYSGVGRTTSVGSFNLGANLIDLTGSLAGGQGVTLNASTMNNRGRITAGGNLSANAGTLNNYGTLGGAGDVRLSAGNLRNDGEPNGALIFSGGNMQLRAQNLTNRFANIYSLGSLDFAGDDNGGRAASLDNLSATLESQGDMSLNVGALNNQRVVLVVNNAGKYTAQIIEVSCYKYFNDNNADCSGGKENQVWEVTERDKLEVLQASAASSISAGGNLNLLGDSIINASSVISAGQNLYANVASLSNEGVVTGETETLRVLRSERTRDHASRSNEAKAFTDQYWIDSPNYVNDPAGLASALSHFIARTEKEYPQYGSTTQLNSGDQSYAGIIQAAGNVNITAANEINNSVIRNNYTFVNPGQKTGDTAIGASPVATVVPINSQLPPDLAQQQVNPITLPGFSLPTGSNGLFRLSGEQGSGGAAGSVQGAGELAFNGQNLGTGQREQALGGAVGGADSVALGGGASTANATAGNGFDIPRVQGLPSSATPSNSHKYLIETNPELTSLKSFLSSDYLLGQLGYDPDKSQKRLGDGLYEQRLIQQAVAARTGQRFIDGMASDEALFRYLMDNAIAYKDSLQLSVGVGLSAEQVAALTHDIVWLEEAEVNGEKVLVPVLYLAQAENRLGSTGALIQGQDVTLISGGALNNAGTLRASNNLSASASNLSNSGLIQAGNRLDLLADDSIRNAAGGIIAGLDVSLTALTGDVINERSVTRIDSAQSANRTWTTSFADSAARIEAAGSLDISAGRDVSNLGGVLQSRGDLFIGADRDVNIASVEVTNGQLNGRRYYSETTTQLGAEASAGRDLDISAGRDLNAVASRLDAARDAALSAGRDVTLASAADESHSYSNTRKISSQKDHVEQQGTELTAGGDVNIAAGQDLALKASKVSASGEAYLYASRDVSLVSEQDSDYSYYRKTKTSSSGLSSTTKTRVDSSSSTTQAGSLVSADKIAIRAGQDIAVQGSDVASTNGTSLLAGRNVLIDGATESVDTSHAESKKKSGVMSSGGIGFTVGSSSLKTTQDDHTEQTRGSTIGSVLGNVDIQAGKDLTIRGSDVVAGKDINLIGQNVSILAAQNENRSEQTHKSKTSGLTLALSGSVGSALDSAYQTSKQARSEDDSRLAALQGVKAGLTGVQAWQAAQQGTQQGGAIQYFGISASLGSQKSSSRQTQQQSVSQGSTLTAGNNLNILATGSGAVGQDGDVRIQGSQLKAGHDLLLAANRDINLEAAANTQKLDGKNKSSGGAVGISLGYSNEGGAGLSVFASVNQGSGKEKGNGTTWTETTLDAGGRASLVSGRDANLTGAQVNADQITAKVGRDLTLKSLQDSDDYDSTQKNASVGGSVAIIGSGGSANVSVSQSKLHSTYDSVQEQTGLYAGKGGFQIEVGNHTQLDGAVIASTAEADKNRLSTGSLGWSAIDNKAHYQSQQQSIGLSSGSDGSGQFISNMPSGMLVAYTHGDSASGTTRSAISAGTIDIRDPASQVQDVASLSRDVEHANGSISPIFDKEKEQRRLQEVQLIADIGRQSMDIIRTNGEIKAKEEGRKALEKEGKYPPGEGASADDVKQYNEALVNSKGYQDVMREYGTGSDYQKAAQAVTAALQYLAGGDIGGAVAGASAPYVATLIKKQTGDNNTARIMAQAVLGAIVANAQGNSGVAGAAGAATGELIATTVYPNKKPEDLTESERQIVSALSTLAAGMAGGLATGDSAGVVSAAGAGKTVVENNYLSVSEAERKAILERKQLLGTLSKAEEDELIAIKIKDKTRDEAISLACTNGNKGSTTCGRLVGPAQEALQKFSENVTYSLLYKDLYPKDAENLEKILVGLDAGSVTRDQAISVIAQASNISWETAASRYDTAMQLQAITAALAGLKGGVGLQRTPTKDSVTPGPTNFMGDSDQFFKNASLRKEIDPDGFFDVVAHGSRQKIEVVTPTGTVMADQRIVSQLIKNNPGYNGQPIRLLSCETGACDAGFAQNLANKMGVPVKAPTDLVWAYGDGRIVVAPRASLDPSSVLFNVPDLNRQGKFKIFTPGKKN from the coding sequence ATGGACGTACGCCACCCGCTGTATCAAGCCATCGCCAGTGTCCTGGCCGGCATCCTGATCCTCAATCCCATCGTCGCGGCAGCGGCCGAGCTGGCGGTGGACGCGGCAGCCGGTGGCAATACGCACCTGGGCGCGGCGGGCAACGGCGTACCCGTGGTGAACATCGCCACGCCCAACGGCGCGGGCCTCTCGCACAACAAGTTCACCGACTACAACGTCGGGCAGAACGGCCTGATCCTCAACAACGCCACCGGCAAGACGCAGTCCACGCAGCTGGGCGGGATCATCGTCGGCAACCCCAACCTCAAGGGCGGCGCGGCGCAGAAGATCCTCAACGAAGTCACCGGGGCCAACCCCTCGCAGCTGCGCGGTTACACCGAAGTGGCCGGCCAGTCCGCCCATGTCATCGTCGCCAACCCCCACGGCATCACCTGCAACGGCTGCGGCTTCATCAACACCCCGCGCGCCACGCTGACCACCGGCAAGCCGATGATGGACGGCGAGCGCCTGCGCGGCTACGACGTCGACGGCGGCGAGATCGCCATCGAAGGCGCCGGCCTCAACGCCAGCAACCTCGACCAGTTCGAACTGATCACCCGCAGCGCCAAGCTCAACGCCGACCTCTACGCCAAGCAGCTCACGGTGGTGACCGGGCGCAACCAGGTGGACGCCGAAACCCTCGCCGCCAGCGCCAAGGCCGATGACGGCAGCGCCAAGCCGCAACTGGCCATCGACAGCTCGGCGCTGGGCGGCATGTACGCCGGCGCCATCCGCCTGGTGGGCACCGAGCAGGGCGTGGGCGTGAAGCTGGCCGGCAACATGGCCGCCAGCGGCGGCGACATCCAGATCGATGCCAATGGCCAACTGAGCCTGGCGCAGACCAGCACCGCCGGCAGCCTGCGCGCCAAGGCCAGCGACATCGCGCTCACCGGCCCGACCTACGCGACGGGCAGCGCCGAACTGAGCGCCAACGGCCAGCTCAGCAACAGCCAGAGCCTCGCTGCCGGCCAGCGTGTTGCGCTGACCGCCGCGCAGGTCAGCAACAGCGGCGTGGTCGAAGCCGGCGTCAACCCGGACAACAGCCGCAACGCCCAGGGCGACGTGGCCATCACCGCGCAGAACCTGCGCAACAGCGGCAGCGTGGTCGCCAGCCGCAACCTCGACGCCAACGCCAGCGGCACCCTGGACAACCAGGGCGGCGCGCTCAAGGGCGCCGACACCCGCGTCAGCGCCGCCAGCCTGGACAACCGCCAGGGGCGCCTGCTGGCGAGCAACCAGCTGAACCTGAACGCCGCGCGCCTGGACAACCGCAACGGTCAGGCCGTCGCCAACCGCCTTCAGGTCACCGGTGGCGCGCTGGACAACCGTCTCGGACTGTTCTCTGCCGAGCAGTCGCTGGACTTCACCCTCGACAGCCTCGACAACAGCGGCAAGGGCAACCTGCTCAGCAATGGCACCCTGCAGGCCCGCGTCCAGCAGACGCTCGACAACCAGGGCGATGGCCTGGTCTCGGCCAAGGCCGCGCTCGGCGTGCAGGCTGGCAGCCTCGACAACCGGGGCGGGCTGGTGGTCGGTGATGCGGGCGTCACCCTCTCCGGCGCCAGCCTGAACAACAGCGCGCTGGGCGTGATCAGCAGCCTGGGCGAGCTGAAGATCGACGTCGGCCAGCTGGACAACAGCCAGCGCGGCGCTCTCGACAGCGGCGCGGCACTGCGCCTGAATGCCGGTCAGGTGAACAATACCCAGGGCAGCGTGAGCGCCAAGGGCGACGTGCTGGCCAAGGCGGACAGCTTCAGCCAGCAGGGCGGCGAACTGCTTGCCCAGGGCGCGCTGAGCCTCGAAGCCGGGCAGCTGGACAACCGCAACGGCGGCCTCGTCGCCGCCAACAACGGCGTCACGGTAAAAGGCACCGGCCTGCTCAACCAGGGCGGTGAAATGTCCAGCCGCAACAAGGTGGCCGTGCAGGCTGCCAGCCTGGACAACGGTGCCGGCAAGGTCATCGGCGACGCCGGCCTGGATGTGCAGGTGCAGCGCATCGCCAACCGTGCCGGCACCCTGGCCGGCCGCGACGGCCTGAGCGTGACCGGGCAGAGCCTGGACAACAGCCAGGGCGGCCGGGTGAGCAGCCAGACGAGCGTCTGGCTGCAGCTGGCCGGCGCCCTCGACAACAGCGGCAATGGCTCCGTGCTGAGCCAGGGCGGCCTTACCCTCCATGCCGGCAGCCTCGATAACCGCGGCGGCGCGGTTTCCAGCGCCGGCCTGCTGTTCTCCCGCCTGGCCGGCGCCCTCGACAACCGTGGCGGCAAGCTGCTCAGCGACGACAGCATCGACCTCGCCGGTGCCGACCTGAACAACGCCGGCGGCGTGCTCAGCGCCGCTGGCGACATCAGCGTGCGGGGCGCCAGGCTCGACAACAGCCAGCAGGGCCGCATCGTCACCGACGCCGCCATCCACCTCGCCACCGCCCAGCTGGATAACAGCCAGGGCGGCAGCCTGTCTGCGCGCGGCGTCATCGACGGGCGGGTCATGGGGCTCGACCAGCACGGCGGCGGCCAGTTGGTCGGCCAAGGGGGTGTGGACCTGGACCTGCAGGGCGGCGCCCTGAACAACGCCGGCGGTCTGCTCGGCAGCCCCGGCCAGCTGCTGCTGCGCAACGTCGCCAGCCTCGACAACCGCGGCGGGGAAGTCTCCAGCGAGCGTGCCTTCGCCCTCACCACCGGGGCGCTGCTCAACCAGGGCGGCAAGATTCTCTCCGGCGACCGCCTGACTCTTACCAGCGGCGCGCTGAACAACAGCAACGCCGGGGTGCTCTCCGGCAACAACGGCCTCAGCGTCACTGCCGCCGGCCTGGACAACAGCCAGGGCGGCACCCTCGCCAGCCGGGCCGACCTGCTGCTGCGCAGCCAGGGCGCGCTGGACAACCACGGCGACGGCGCGCTGGTCGCCGGCGGCAAGCTCGATGTCGGCAGCGCCAGCCTGAACAACCAGGGCGGGCTGCTTTCCGCCAGCGGCGACCTGCTGCTGGCCACCGGCACTACCGACAACCGCGACGGCCGCCTGCTCGCCCAGGGCCGTCTCGACGCCAGCACCGCCGACCTCGACAACCGCGACGGCGTGATCAGCGGCGCGCAACGGCTCGACCTCCGCGCCGGCAACCTCCTCAACGGCGCCAGCGCCGCCGGCAAACCTGGCGGGCTGATCACCAGCCAGGGCGCGCTGACCCTGCGCGGGGGCAAACTCGAATCCACCCTCGGCGGGGAAATCTCCGCCAAGGGCGACCTGCACCTGATCGTCGCCCAACTGATCCAGCGCCAGGCCGCACTGATCGGCGAAGGCAAGGTCACCCTCGACCTGGGCAACGGTGCCCAGCGCGGCGACTTCGACAACCGCGGCGGCCTGCTCAGCGCAGCCGGCGCCCTGCAGATCAACGGCCTGGGCAACCTCGACAACCGTGGCGGGGAAATCTCCGCCAGCCAGGGCTTCGTCCTCACTGCCAGTGGCACCCTCGACAACGGCGACAGCGGGCGGATCATCAGCGCCGGCCAGCTCGTGCTGAACGCAAACGCACTGCGCAACGCCAACCAGGGCCTGCTCTCCGGCTGGCAAGGCCTGGCGGTCAACGCCGCCAGCCTGGACAACAGTGCCAGCGGCACACTCTCCAGCCGCGATGGCGCGCTGGCCCTGACGGTCAGCGGCGCGCTCGACAACCACGGCGCTGGCGCGCTGGTCAGCAAAGGCAACCTCACTCTCGACGCCGGCAGCTTGAACAACGCCGGCGGCATCGTTTCCACCCAGGGCGGGCTCGGCCTGACCGTGGGCGGCGACGTGGACAACAGCAACGGCGGCCTGCTCAGCGCCCAGGGCGGCCTGACCGGCAGCGCCAAGGCTGTGGATAACCGTGCCGGGCAGATCAGCGCCGCCAGCATCGACTACGACGCCGCCAGCCTGAACAACGGCGGCGGCAGTCTGGTCAGCCAGGGCGCCCTGCGCCTGGGCCTGCTCGGCGCGCTACTGAACAACGGCGCCGGCTCGAAGATCGCCAGCGGCGGCCCGCTCAACCTGAGCGTCGGCAGCCTGGAAAACCGTGGCGGGCAGCTCGCCAGCCAGGGGCTGCTCAAGGTTCTTGCCGGGCGCTTCGACAACAGCGCCGGCGGTACCGTGGCCGCGCAGAACGACCTGACCCTGCAGCTCACCGCCGAGCTGCTCAACGGCCAGGACGGCCTGGTGTTCAGCAAGGCCGGCCAGCTCGACGTCACTGCCGCCAGCCTCGACAACGCCGGCGGCACCCTGCAGGGCCAGGGCGATACCACCCTCCGCGCCGCGGGCGCCGTCGGCAACCAGAAAGGTCGCATCATCAGCCAGACCGGCCAGCTCGACCTGGGCAGCGCCAGCCTCGACAACAGCGGCGGTGGCGTCATCAACGCCGCCAACGGCAACCTCACGCTGTTCACCGGCCAGTTCAGCAACAACGCCGGCACCACCCAGGCCAACTCCATCGATATCACCGCCACGGCCGGCATCGACAACCGCGCCGGCCACCTCTCGGCGGTCAGCGGTGACAACCGCATCAGCACCACCGATTTCAACAACCAGGGCGGCGGCCTCTATGCCGGCAACCTGCTCTACCTGCGCGGCAACCAGCTGCTCAACGGCGGCGCCGCCCTCGATCAGGGTGGCAAGATCGGCGCCGGCACTCTCGATGCCAGCCTGAATGGCGCGCTGAACAACCAGTTCGGCCTGATCGAAAGCAGCGGTAACCTGACCCTCGGCGCCGCCAGCATCAACAACGTGGTCGGCGCCATTCGCGCGCTCGGCCAGGCGCCCGGCAGCCTGTTGCGCGCGGCCAACCCGAGCCAGATGACGATCGTCAGTGGCGGCCTGCTCAACAACAACCTCGGCCGTATCGAAAGCGCCACCCAGGACCTGACCCTGCAGACCGGCGCCCTGCAGAACGGCGGCGGCAACGTGCTCCACGTCGGCACCGGCACCTTTGGCATCGACCTCGCCCAGGCCGGCCAGGCCGGCGGCAACTTCACTTCCAACGGCAGCCTCACCTACCAGGCCGCCAGCTGGACCAACAACGCCATCATCCAGGCGCGCAACCTGGACCTGGATATCGGCCAGCTCAACCAGGGCGTAACCGGCCAGCTGCTGGCTGCGCAGAGCTTCGTCGGCCGTGGCGGCAACTGGGTCAACGATGGGCTGATTGCCAGTGATGGCAGCCTCGATGTCCAGCTGGGCGGCACCTACAGCGGTGTCGGCCGCACCACCAGCGTCGGCAGCTTCAACCTTGGCGCCAACCTGATCGACCTGACCGGCAGCCTCGCCGGCGGCCAGGGTGTCACCCTGAATGCCAGCACGATGAACAACCGCGGCCGTATCACCGCAGGCGGCAACCTCAGCGCCAACGCCGGCACCCTCAACAACTACGGCACCCTGGGCGGCGCCGGCGACGTGCGTCTCAGCGCCGGGAACCTGCGCAACGACGGCGAACCCAACGGCGCTCTGATCTTCAGCGGCGGCAACATGCAGCTGCGCGCGCAGAACCTCACCAATCGCTTCGCCAACATCTACAGCCTCGGCAGCCTCGACTTCGCCGGTGATGACAACGGCGGCCGCGCCGCCAGCCTGGACAATCTCTCCGCCACCCTGGAGAGCCAGGGCGACATGAGCCTGAACGTCGGCGCGCTGAACAACCAGCGCGTGGTGCTGGTGGTCAACAACGCCGGCAAGTACACCGCGCAGATCATCGAAGTCAGCTGCTACAAGTACTTCAACGACAACAACGCCGACTGCAGTGGCGGCAAGGAAAACCAGGTCTGGGAGGTCACCGAGCGCGACAAGCTCGAAGTGCTCCAGGCCAGCGCCGCCTCCTCCATCAGCGCGGGCGGCAACCTGAACCTGCTGGGCGATTCGATCATCAACGCCAGCAGCGTCATCAGCGCTGGGCAGAACCTCTACGCCAATGTCGCCAGCCTGAGCAACGAAGGCGTCGTCACTGGCGAAACCGAAACCCTGCGGGTGTTGCGCTCCGAGCGTACCCGCGACCACGCCAGCCGCAGCAACGAAGCCAAGGCCTTCACCGACCAGTACTGGATCGATAGCCCGAACTACGTCAACGACCCGGCCGGCCTCGCCAGCGCCCTCAGCCATTTCATTGCCCGTACCGAAAAGGAATACCCGCAGTACGGTTCGACCACCCAGCTCAACAGCGGCGACCAGAGCTACGCGGGCATCATCCAGGCCGCGGGCAACGTCAACATCACCGCCGCCAACGAGATCAACAACAGCGTCATCCGCAACAACTACACCTTCGTCAATCCGGGCCAGAAGACCGGCGACACCGCCATTGGCGCCAGCCCGGTCGCCACCGTGGTGCCGATCAACTCGCAACTGCCGCCCGACCTCGCCCAGCAGCAGGTCAACCCCATCACCCTGCCGGGCTTCAGCCTGCCCACCGGCAGCAACGGCCTGTTCCGCCTGAGCGGCGAGCAAGGCAGCGGCGGTGCGGCTGGCAGCGTGCAGGGCGCCGGGGAGCTCGCCTTCAACGGCCAGAACCTCGGCACAGGCCAGCGCGAGCAGGCGCTGGGCGGCGCCGTTGGCGGGGCCGACAGTGTCGCCCTGGGTGGCGGCGCATCCACCGCCAATGCCACCGCCGGCAACGGCTTTGACATCCCGCGCGTGCAGGGGCTGCCCAGCAGCGCAACCCCCAGCAACAGCCACAAGTACCTGATCGAGACCAACCCCGAGCTCACCAGCCTGAAGAGCTTCCTGAGCTCCGACTACCTGCTCGGCCAGCTCGGCTACGACCCGGACAAATCCCAGAAGCGCCTTGGCGACGGCCTCTACGAACAGCGCCTGATCCAGCAGGCCGTGGCCGCGCGCACCGGCCAGCGCTTCATCGACGGTATGGCCAGCGACGAAGCCCTGTTCCGCTACCTGATGGACAACGCCATCGCCTACAAGGACAGCCTGCAGCTCTCCGTCGGCGTCGGCCTCTCCGCCGAGCAGGTCGCGGCCCTGACCCACGACATCGTCTGGCTCGAAGAAGCCGAAGTGAACGGCGAGAAGGTTCTCGTCCCGGTGCTCTACCTCGCCCAGGCCGAGAACCGCCTCGGCTCCACCGGCGCGCTGATCCAGGGCCAGGACGTCACCCTCATCAGCGGCGGCGCACTCAACAACGCCGGCACCCTGCGCGCCAGCAACAACCTCAGCGCCAGTGCCAGCAACCTGAGCAACAGCGGGCTGATACAGGCCGGCAACCGCCTAGACCTGCTTGCCGACGACAGCATCCGCAACGCCGCCGGCGGCATCATCGCCGGGCTTGACGTCAGCCTTACCGCGCTGACCGGCGACGTGATCAACGAACGCAGCGTCACCCGCATCGACAGCGCGCAGAGCGCCAACCGCACCTGGACCACCAGCTTCGCCGACAGCGCCGCCCGCATCGAGGCCGCGGGCAGCCTCGACATCAGCGCCGGGCGTGACGTCAGCAACCTCGGTGGCGTGCTGCAGAGCCGTGGCGACCTGTTCATTGGCGCCGATCGCGACGTCAACATCGCCTCGGTAGAAGTCACCAACGGCCAGCTCAACGGCCGCCGCTACTACAGCGAAACCACCACCCAGCTGGGCGCCGAAGCCAGCGCCGGGCGCGACCTCGACATCAGCGCCGGGCGCGACCTCAACGCCGTTGCCAGCCGCCTTGATGCTGCCCGCGACGCGGCGCTGAGCGCCGGCCGCGACGTCACCCTCGCTTCGGCGGCGGATGAGAGCCACAGCTATAGCAACACGCGCAAGATCAGCAGCCAGAAGGACCATGTCGAGCAGCAGGGCACCGAGCTGACCGCCGGCGGCGACGTCAACATTGCTGCCGGGCAGGACCTGGCCCTCAAGGCCAGCAAGGTCAGCGCCTCGGGCGAGGCCTATCTGTATGCCTCGCGCGATGTCAGCCTGGTCTCGGAGCAGGACAGCGACTACAGCTACTACCGCAAGACCAAGACCAGCAGCTCCGGGCTCTCCAGCACCACCAAGACCCGCGTCGACAGCAGCAGTAGCACCACCCAGGCCGGCTCCTTGGTCAGTGCCGACAAGATCGCCATCCGCGCCGGCCAGGACATCGCCGTGCAAGGCAGCGACGTCGCTTCCACCAACGGCACCAGCCTGCTGGCCGGGCGCAACGTGCTCATCGATGGCGCGACCGAAAGCGTCGACACCAGCCACGCCGAGTCGAAGAAGAAGTCCGGCGTGATGAGCAGCGGCGGGATCGGCTTCACCGTCGGTTCCAGCAGCCTGAAAACCACCCAGGACGACCACACGGAGCAGACCCGCGGCAGCACCATCGGCAGCGTACTCGGCAATGTCGACATCCAGGCCGGCAAGGACCTCACCATTCGCGGCTCCGACGTCGTCGCCGGCAAGGACATCAACCTCATCGGCCAGAACGTGAGCATCCTCGCCGCGCAGAACGAGAACCGCAGCGAGCAGACCCACAAGAGCAAGACCAGCGGCCTGACCCTCGCTCTTTCTGGCAGTGTCGGCAGCGCCCTGGACTCGGCGTACCAGACCTCCAAGCAGGCCCGCAGCGAAGACGACAGCCGGCTTGCCGCCCTGCAGGGTGTGAAAGCAGGATTGACCGGTGTTCAAGCCTGGCAGGCGGCCCAGCAGGGCACGCAGCAGGGCGGTGCTATCCAGTACTTCGGCATCAGCGCATCGCTCGGCTCACAGAAGTCCAGCTCGCGGCAGACCCAGCAACAAAGCGTCAGCCAGGGAAGCACCCTGACGGCCGGCAACAACCTCAACATTCTCGCCACCGGCAGTGGAGCAGTAGGTCAGGACGGCGACGTGCGCATCCAGGGCAGCCAGCTCAAGGCCGGCCACGACCTGCTGCTGGCCGCCAACCGCGACATCAACCTGGAAGCCGCCGCGAATACCCAGAAGCTCGACGGCAAGAACAAGAGCAGCGGCGGCGCCGTTGGCATAAGCCTGGGCTACAGCAATGAGGGCGGCGCGGGGCTGAGCGTCTTCGCCAGCGTCAATCAGGGCAGCGGCAAGGAAAAGGGCAACGGTACAACCTGGACGGAGACAACCCTGGATGCGGGCGGCAGAGCCAGTCTGGTCAGCGGGCGCGACGCCAACCTGACGGGTGCCCAGGTCAACGCCGACCAGATCACCGCCAAGGTTGGGCGCGACCTGACACTGAAAAGCCTGCAAGACAGCGATGACTACGACTCCACCCAGAAGAACGCCAGCGTCGGCGGTAGTGTCGCCATCATCGGTTCCGGCGGCAGCGCCAATGTCAGCGTCAGCCAAAGCAAGCTCCATTCGACCTATGACAGCGTACAGGAGCAAACGGGCCTGTATGCCGGAAAGGGGGGATTCCAGATCGAGGTGGGCAACCACACCCAACTCGACGGCGCCGTCATCGCCAGCACGGCCGAGGCCGACAAGAATCGTCTGAGCACCGGCAGCTTGGGCTGGAGCGCGATCGACAACAAAGCCCATTACCAGAGCCAGCAGCAGAGCATTGGCTTGAGCAGTGGAAGCGATGGCAGCGGCCAATTCATCAGCAACATGCCCAGCGGCATGCTGGTGGCCTACACCCACGGCGACAGTGCCAGCGGCACCACGCGCTCGGCCATCAGTGCCGGCACGATCGATATCCGCGACCCGGCCAGCCAGGTGCAGGACGTGGCCAGTCTGAGCCGCGACGTGGAGCACGCCAACGGCAGCATCAGCCCCATCTTCGACAAGGAGAAGGAGCAGCGCCGCCTGCAGGAAGTGCAATTGATCGCCGACATCGGCCGGCAGTCGATGGACATCATTCGCACCAATGGCGAGATCAAGGCGAAGGAGGAAGGGCGCAAGGCGCTGGAGAAAGAGGGCAAATACCCACCGGGTGAGGGCGCCTCGGCCGATGACGTCAAGCAGTACAACGAGGCCCTGGTCAACTCCAAGGGCTACCAGGATGTGATGCGCGAGTACGGCACTGGCAGCGACTACCAGAAGGCGGCGCAGGCCGTCACGGCTGCGCTGCAGTACCTCGCCGGTGGCGACATCGGTGGTGCCGTGGCGGGGGCCTCAGCGCCCTACGTGGCGACGCTGATCAAGAAGCAGACTGGTGACAACAACACCGCCCGCATCATGGCCCAGGCGGTACTCGGCGCCATCGTGGCAAACGCCCAAGGCAACTCCGGTGTAGCCGGCGCAGCGGGGGCGGCGACGGGTGAGCTGATTGCGACCACGGTATACCCCAACAAGAAGCCCGAAGACCTGACAGAGAGCGAACGGCAGATCGTTTCCGCGCTCTCCACCCTCGCAGCGGGGATGGCGGGTGGCTTGGCGACGGGGGATAGCGCGGGGGTTGTGTCTGCGGCCGGGGCCGGCAAGACGGTGGTGGAAAACAATTATCTCAGTGTTTCGGAAGCCGAGCGAAAAGCCATCCTAGAGCGCAAACAGCTTTTAGGGACGCTGTCGAAAGCGGAAGAAGACGAGCTCATCGCTATCAAGATAAAGGATAAAACTCGTGATGAAGCAATAAGCCTTGCCTGTACTAATGGAAATAAAGGTAGCACCACATGTGGTCGGTTAGTTGGACCCGCACAAGAAGCGCTGCAGAAGTTCAGTGAAAATGTTACGTACTCACTTCTTTACAAAGACTTATATCCAAAAGATGCTGAAAATTTAGAGAAAATCTTGGTAGGACTGGATGCGGGAAGTGTAACTCGAGACCAAGCAATTTCCGTGATAGCGCAAGCATCAAATATAAGCTGGGAAACCGCAGCCAGTCGTTATGATACCGCAATGCAGTTGCAAGCAATAACAGCCGCTCTTGCCGGGCTTAAGGGGGGGGTCGGGCTACAACGTACCCCGACAAAAGATTCAGTCACTCCTGGCCCAACAAATTTTATGGGCGATTCTGACCAGTTCTTCAAGAATGCCTCGCTTAGAAAAGAAATTGATCCAGATGGATTTTTTGACGTTGTGGCTCATGGAAGCAGACAGAAGATTGAGGTGGTCACTCCCACGGGCACGGTGATGGCTGATCAGCGAATTGTTTCTCAGCTTATAAAAAATAATCCGGGATATAATGGTCAACCTATAAGATTGCTATCCTGTGAAACAGGCGCTTGCGATGCTGGATTTGCTCAGAACCTAGCAAACAAAATGGGGGTTCCAGTGAAAGCCCCTACTGATTTAGTATGGGCATATGGTGACGGCAGAATAGTTGTTGCCCCTAGGGCATCGTTAGATCCAAGTTCTGTGCTTTTTAATGTTCCAGATTTAAATAGGCAAGGTAAATTTAAAATATTTACACCTGGAAAGAAAAATTGA